From Nitrosopumilus zosterae, the proteins below share one genomic window:
- a CDS encoding zinc-binding dehydrogenase: MKALVYDEYTTDDDFSKILKIKDLPLPKPKSNEVVFKVNAAALNYDDIWGMRGKPLAIPLPHISGTDAAGEVIAVGKDVKNVKVGDRIVSHGNMSCRVCKACTDGREYDCRKRAIWGFETGPLWGGYCEYTHLPEVNVVKIPDGVSYDEAAAASMTLLTSWHMLVGRAKIQPGQIVLVMGGSSGVGNYGIQIAKLFGCIVIATASPDKLDKLLELGADFAVDHRKEDWHKEVRSIAKKIPKQYGDVPGVDVIFEHIGGTHWNKELTLLNYGGTIVTTGATTGYDAKTDLRHIFFKGINILGSTQGTRSELEQGLYWMSQGKIKSVIDSVFPLEEAAEAHRKMLTGKGLFGKIIMRPNSD; this comes from the coding sequence ATGAAAGCTCTAGTGTATGATGAGTATACCACAGATGACGACTTTTCTAAAATCTTAAAAATTAAAGATCTCCCATTACCCAAACCAAAATCTAATGAGGTAGTTTTCAAAGTAAACGCAGCAGCATTAAACTATGATGATATTTGGGGAATGAGGGGAAAACCATTGGCCATTCCATTACCTCACATTTCTGGAACAGATGCTGCAGGTGAAGTAATTGCAGTAGGTAAGGATGTAAAAAACGTCAAAGTTGGTGATAGAATAGTCTCTCATGGAAATATGTCATGCAGAGTTTGCAAAGCATGTACTGATGGACGAGAATATGATTGCAGAAAGCGAGCAATATGGGGTTTTGAAACAGGTCCACTTTGGGGTGGCTATTGTGAATATACACATCTTCCAGAAGTAAATGTTGTAAAAATCCCTGATGGTGTTTCATATGATGAGGCAGCAGCCGCTTCAATGACTTTGTTGACATCATGGCATATGTTGGTAGGAAGAGCAAAAATTCAACCAGGACAGATTGTTCTGGTTATGGGTGGAAGTTCAGGTGTTGGAAACTATGGAATTCAAATTGCAAAACTTTTTGGGTGTATTGTAATTGCTACTGCCAGTCCTGACAAATTGGATAAACTATTGGAACTAGGAGCTGATTTTGCAGTAGATCATAGAAAAGAAGACTGGCATAAAGAGGTTAGATCAATTGCAAAAAAAATTCCAAAACAATATGGGGATGTTCCTGGAGTTGATGTGATTTTTGAGCATATTGGTGGTACTCATTGGAACAAAGAACTCACCCTGTTAAATTATGGTGGAACCATTGTCACCACTGGTGCAACTACAGGTTATGATGCAAAAACTGATCTTCGTCATATTTTCTTTAAGGGAATTAACATTTTAGGCTCTACTCAAGGAACTAGATCTGAATTAGAACAAGGTCTCTACTGGATGTCACAAGGAAAAATAAAATCTGTAATTGATTCGGTATTTCCATTGGAAGAAGCCGCAGAAGCTCACAGAAAGATGCTTACAGGTAAAGGACTATTTGGAAAAATCATTATGAGACCAAATTCTGATTAA
- a CDS encoding thrombospondin type 3 repeat-containing protein, translating into MVDKKIKFLLVLLGITFGVSFLLSEFATFADSDKDSIMDSIDNCPLNVNSDQADFDFDGVGDECDTNDDNDMVSDYLDQFDTDPLDWSDFDFDGVGSNKDTDDDNDGILDVDDSTPLLSSEILTIKYLQDIDTCAYMGDSTSRLVCYSQFFGKLVKSEKNNLDALELSIALSKIGTVDDCHFISHEIGHVAYDETRDVTKSLQGMDGTMCRGGYFHGVLASYFHNIGKSEASFPNSYQTICDDLIGSSNYQDCIHGLGHGFVHYFGDDLNSSLESCDDLSFYQDILCVKGVMMQYTDNAFTRDGISKNVISNLCNAKQLEKNDYVECSMSTGTTLAFFTNHDFEKGKELCNLIEEPDTRNYCIEGLRLEIQDSEKYEDDPLTKENREKFQPQFIKGTKTIDIRSPAVVSNFEFIPEIGMISFSIDKPQYVILYIPKEFVASKMLVTVNGQIPGQLESQNNVLDKDIAMIKFVPDEPGLVLISPFS; encoded by the coding sequence GTGGTTGATAAGAAAATTAAATTCTTGCTTGTTTTGTTAGGAATTACCTTTGGCGTATCTTTTTTGTTATCAGAATTTGCAACATTTGCAGATTCGGATAAAGATAGCATAATGGATTCTATTGATAATTGTCCTTTAAACGTAAATTCAGATCAGGCCGATTTTGATTTTGATGGAGTGGGTGATGAATGTGATACTAATGATGATAATGATATGGTATCAGATTATCTTGATCAATTTGACACAGATCCTCTAGATTGGTCTGATTTTGATTTTGATGGAGTGGGTTCAAATAAAGACACGGATGATGACAATGATGGAATTTTGGATGTTGACGATTCTACTCCATTACTATCTTCAGAAATCTTGACTATAAAATATCTTCAAGACATAGACACATGTGCATATATGGGTGATAGTACATCACGTCTTGTTTGCTATTCGCAGTTTTTTGGCAAACTTGTAAAGAGTGAGAAAAATAACTTGGATGCACTAGAATTATCAATAGCGCTGTCGAAAATCGGTACGGTGGATGACTGTCATTTTATATCTCATGAGATAGGTCATGTTGCATACGATGAGACTAGGGATGTAACAAAAAGCTTGCAAGGAATGGACGGTACTATGTGTAGAGGAGGCTATTTTCATGGAGTACTAGCATCTTACTTCCACAATATTGGGAAATCTGAAGCATCTTTTCCAAATTCATATCAAACAATATGTGATGACTTGATAGGTTCTTCAAACTATCAGGATTGCATTCATGGTTTGGGGCACGGATTTGTTCATTATTTTGGAGATGACCTAAACTCTTCATTGGAATCATGTGATGATTTGTCGTTTTATCAAGATATCTTGTGTGTGAAAGGTGTCATGATGCAATATACAGATAATGCTTTTACAAGAGACGGAATATCTAAGAATGTGATTTCTAATCTTTGTAATGCAAAGCAACTTGAAAAAAATGATTACGTAGAATGCAGTATGTCTACCGGAACAACACTTGCATTTTTCACAAACCATGATTTTGAAAAGGGTAAAGAACTATGCAACCTAATTGAAGAACCAGATACAAGAAATTACTGCATTGAAGGATTGCGATTAGAGATTCAAGATTCAGAAAAATATGAAGATGATCCTCTAACAAAAGAGAACAGAGAGAAATTCCAACCACAATTCATCAAGGGTACTAAAACGATTGACATTCGAAGCCCTGCTGTTGTATCAAATTTTGAATTCATTCCTGAAATTGGAATGATCTCGTTTTCTATTGATAAACCACAATATGTAATATTATACATTCCTAAAGAATTTGTTGCATCAAAAATGTTAGTCACAGTAAATGGTCAGATTCCGGGTCAATTAGAGTCTCAAAATAATGTATTGGATAAAGATATTGCCATGATTAAATTTGTTCCAGATGAACCTGGACTAGTTTTGATTTCTCCTTTTTCCTAA
- a CDS encoding exosome complex RNA-binding protein Csl4 gives MSENATFPGDKIASIEEYEAGNNTFDDGDMVRAATIGEKDIDKTTRIASIKHPKLLSIPQVDDIVIGTVAAVMSSMIAVSIDYINGRPTTSKVECVCSTRNLRIRNVALVNDIVALKILNHLNGTIHATISEPNLGVLFTKCRKCGGKVVPMRDAIKCTECAWIDERKLSSNFGNSDFIKLRE, from the coding sequence ATGTCTGAAAATGCGACATTTCCGGGAGACAAAATAGCATCTATTGAAGAATATGAGGCTGGAAATAACACCTTTGATGATGGCGATATGGTAAGAGCAGCAACCATAGGTGAAAAAGATATTGACAAGACAACACGAATTGCCAGTATTAAACATCCAAAACTTCTATCAATTCCTCAAGTAGATGACATAGTTATTGGGACAGTCGCAGCAGTAATGTCATCAATGATTGCGGTTTCTATTGATTACATTAATGGAAGACCAACTACATCAAAAGTAGAATGTGTTTGTTCCACACGAAATTTAAGAATAAGAAATGTTGCATTGGTAAATGATATAGTAGCATTAAAAATTCTAAATCATCTTAATGGTACAATTCATGCAACAATTAGTGAACCAAATTTAGGGGTTTTATTTACAAAGTGTAGAAAATGTGGTGGAAAAGTTGTTCCAATGCGTGATGCCATCAAATGTACAGAATGTGCATGGATTGATGAAAGAAAACTTTCTTCCAATTTCGGCAATAGCGATTTTATAAAATTGAGAGAATAA
- the pheA gene encoding prephenate dehydratase — protein sequence MTNVSFQGERGAYSEAAALIFFNNEIDTVSFATFAEVLENTSSDKTEYAILPVENSLEGSVGESYDLLYSTDLNAIGEVYHRIQHCLIGIGRLDEVDTVYSHPQALGQCRKFIEEHSMKTIPSYDTAGSVKIVKELNKRNCASIASKNAAEIYEMPIISSNITNNLNNYTRFLILSKTNSPITGNDKTSIIFSIKHEPGSLFRIIENFHKNNVNLTKIESRPTKTNTWEYNFYVDFEGHKEDSKISEMLEKIKHDTLFMKVLGSYPSAKLG from the coding sequence ATGACAAATGTTTCGTTCCAAGGTGAACGAGGTGCGTACAGTGAAGCAGCGGCACTAATATTTTTTAATAATGAAATAGATACTGTTTCGTTTGCCACATTTGCCGAAGTATTAGAAAATACATCATCAGATAAAACAGAATATGCAATTTTACCTGTAGAGAATTCATTGGAAGGAAGCGTTGGCGAAAGCTATGATTTATTGTATTCTACAGATCTAAATGCAATAGGAGAAGTCTATCATAGAATTCAACATTGTTTAATTGGAATTGGCAGATTAGATGAGGTGGATACTGTTTACTCACATCCACAAGCTTTGGGACAGTGCAGAAAATTTATCGAAGAACACAGTATGAAGACAATTCCATCATATGATACTGCAGGAAGTGTAAAAATCGTTAAAGAATTAAACAAAAGAAATTGTGCAAGCATTGCAAGTAAGAACGCAGCAGAAATTTATGAAATGCCAATAATTTCCAGTAACATTACAAATAACCTAAATAATTATACCAGATTTTTAATCTTGTCAAAAACAAACAGTCCAATTACTGGTAATGACAAAACATCAATAATTTTCTCAATAAAGCATGAGCCAGGCTCATTGTTTCGGATTATAGAAAATTTTCACAAAAATAATGTAAATCTAACAAAAATTGAATCAAGACCAACAAAAACAAACACATGGGAATATAATTTCTATGTGGATTTTGAAGGGCATAAAGAGGATTCAAAGATTTCAGAAATGTTGGAAAAAATAAAACACGATACACTATTTATGAAAGTTTTAGGTTCGTATCCTTCTGCAAAACTTGGCTAA